From Cronobacter turicensis z3032, the proteins below share one genomic window:
- a CDS encoding Uncharacterized nin region protein ORF290: protein MVWSEEMRIPQVVSFSGGRTSAYLVHLMEQRRAAGEDVHYVFMDTGAEHPKTYEFVRNVVRHWGIDLHCLRVIPDPEMGKPSKYEQLSVDEIGPDLIPWKRMLNKYGHPYVGGAFCTDRMKSVPFTKYCQERFGKGKYHTWLGIRIDEQSRLKETKGFSYLADISDFEKQEVIDWWAEKPFDLGIQEHLGNCVFCIKKSMQKVALAVMDEPQLAEQFINILDTEIRTGREPVMYRGNNTLKSLIALFSDTSRDELASRMTSMRQYDTGSCSESCEAFSCQLGFNFEEAA from the coding sequence CTGGTTTGGAGCGAAGAAATGAGAATTCCTCAGGTTGTGAGTTTTTCTGGCGGCAGAACGTCGGCTTATCTGGTGCATCTGATGGAGCAGCGACGCGCAGCTGGAGAGGATGTGCATTATGTCTTCATGGACACCGGCGCCGAGCACCCAAAGACGTATGAGTTTGTCAGAAACGTGGTGAGACATTGGGGAATTGACCTTCACTGCCTGCGTGTTATCCCCGACCCGGAAATGGGTAAGCCGAGCAAATATGAACAGCTTTCAGTGGATGAAATTGGCCCGGACCTCATCCCGTGGAAGCGCATGCTGAACAAGTATGGACACCCGTATGTCGGCGGCGCGTTCTGCACCGACAGAATGAAGTCAGTGCCCTTCACAAAATACTGCCAGGAGCGATTCGGGAAGGGAAAGTACCACACATGGCTGGGCATTCGTATAGACGAACAAAGTCGACTTAAAGAGACAAAGGGATTTAGTTACCTGGCAGATATTAGTGACTTTGAAAAGCAGGAGGTTATCGATTGGTGGGCTGAGAAGCCCTTCGATCTTGGAATTCAGGAGCATCTGGGTAACTGCGTATTTTGCATCAAGAAAAGCATGCAAAAGGTCGCGCTTGCTGTGATGGACGAACCACAGCTGGCAGAGCAATTCATCAACATCCTGGACACAGAAATCAGGACTGGAAGGGAGCCGGTTATGTACCGCGGCAATAACACGCTCAAATCTCTGATCGCCCTTTTCAGTGATACGTCACGCGACGAACTGGCATCGCGAATGACATCAATGCGGCAATACGATACAGGCTCATGCTCTGAGTCTTGCGAGGCGTTCTCTTGTCAGCTTGGCTTTAATTTTGAGGAGGCAGCATGA
- the kil gene encoding Protein kil: protein MPHVNHNALRAAQSKAVIARFLGDAGMWLQANQQMKLAVSMPWYRRPQ from the coding sequence ATGCCACATGTAAATCACAACGCTTTGCGGGCAGCTCAGAGCAAAGCGGTTATCGCCCGATTCCTGGGTGACGCCGGGATGTGGTTGCAGGCCAATCAGCAGATGAAGCTGGCAGTGAGCATGCCATGGTACCGGAGGCCGCAATGA
- the CIII gene encoding Regulatory protein CIII: protein MMQLSLSGGGIMSAYYPTESELSKRFRRLIRAARKQLEALCHM from the coding sequence ATGATGCAATTATCGCTATCGGGTGGCGGCATCATGTCCGCCTATTACCCGACCGAATCCGAATTATCCAAACGCTTTCGCCGCCTTATCCGTGCGGCCCGCAAACAACTGGAGGCGTTATGCCACATGTAA
- the N gene encoding Probable regulatory protein N has product MTVIQYGSSVSAGNAKTRRHERRRKLAIERDAIGNIIDSILGCEAPDASQEESRKHASRVDRATSLVALRDYQEPEVTERKRNPAYKKPVNHPTHLMNAHQKMRGKSIPAYYD; this is encoded by the coding sequence ATGACGGTTATCCAATACGGTTCTTCAGTATCAGCTGGTAACGCTAAAACTCGCCGTCATGAGCGGCGCAGAAAGCTCGCTATCGAGCGTGACGCTATCGGCAATATCATCGACTCCATTTTAGGTTGCGAGGCTCCTGACGCTTCTCAGGAAGAATCACGCAAGCATGCAAGCCGCGTAGACCGAGCCACTTCGCTCGTAGCTCTCCGCGATTACCAGGAGCCGGAAGTAACCGAACGCAAGCGTAACCCGGCATACAAGAAGCCGGTTAATCACCCTACCCACTTGATGAACGCGCACCAGAAAATGCGCGGCAAATCAATTCCGGCCTACTACGACTGA
- the CI-HTT gene encoding 26 kDa repressor protein, with amino-acid sequence MRSIEYVPDQARVIFGNRPESSVKLINVRGDSMEGTIEPGDLIFVDVGVSVFDGDGIYVFNFNGDMFVKRLQKVKSQLIVISDNPRYREWTISEEEMHMFHVAGRVMLSQSQQFRRHG; translated from the coding sequence ATACGGTCTATCGAGTATGTGCCTGACCAGGCCAGGGTTATTTTTGGTAACCGGCCAGAATCATCTGTGAAGCTCATTAACGTTCGCGGTGACAGCATGGAAGGAACCATAGAGCCAGGCGATCTCATCTTTGTAGATGTCGGCGTCAGTGTTTTTGACGGTGATGGCATCTATGTTTTCAATTTCAATGGCGACATGTTTGTTAAACGACTGCAAAAGGTGAAGAGCCAGCTGATCGTAATTTCTGACAATCCTCGCTATCGTGAGTGGACAATTTCAGAAGAAGAAATGCATATGTTTCATGTGGCTGGACGTGTAATGCTGAGTCAGTCTCAGCAGTTCCGACGTCACGGATAA
- the 18 gene encoding DNA replication protein gp18 yields the protein MSNLATVTPIRPQVEVVESRVAELEDGYTRTANALLEAVMLSGLTQHHLLIVMAVWRKTYGYNKKMDWIGNEQFAALTGMAATKCSTAKNELIRMGVLTQAGRQVGMNTNLSEWKTKFNGISKSFTESVKVSFTESVKCTLPNQSNTKDNIQKTIKTITQTHEVGLSDVVSEKPLTPRQLGTNPRATGTNPRSKLPAFDRDRLKETWNCKAERFGLPKIRSVTTTVENGIKRLWVSYLKQCKELKREPKDIDSLLNGYLEHGYQPTPWAMGQNPEGKRYGIETALRQEKIDQILGADS from the coding sequence ATGAGTAATCTCGCAACAGTAACACCAATCAGGCCTCAGGTTGAGGTCGTGGAGTCACGCGTGGCAGAACTCGAAGATGGCTACACGCGGACTGCTAACGCATTGCTTGAAGCGGTGATGCTTTCCGGCCTCACTCAACACCACCTCCTGATAGTTATGGCCGTATGGCGTAAGACGTATGGCTATAACAAAAAAATGGACTGGATAGGCAATGAGCAGTTCGCAGCGCTTACCGGTATGGCGGCAACCAAATGCTCTACTGCCAAAAACGAATTAATCAGGATGGGCGTACTCACTCAGGCAGGGCGTCAGGTAGGCATGAACACTAACCTGTCAGAGTGGAAAACGAAGTTTAACGGAATCAGTAAAAGTTTTACCGAATCAGTAAAAGTAAGCTTTACCGAATCGGTAAAATGCACTTTACCGAATCAGTCAAACACAAAAGACAATATACAAAAGACAATAAAGACAATTACCCAAACCCACGAAGTGGGCTTGTCGGATGTTGTTTCTGAAAAGCCATTAACACCTCGCCAGCTCGGAACAAACCCGAGAGCTACCGGCACCAATCCTCGCTCCAAGCTTCCGGCATTTGACCGTGATCGACTGAAAGAAACCTGGAACTGCAAAGCCGAAAGATTCGGATTGCCTAAAATCCGCAGCGTCACCACGACGGTGGAGAATGGCATCAAGCGCCTCTGGGTTTCATACCTGAAGCAGTGCAAGGAGCTGAAGCGGGAGCCCAAGGATATCGACTCACTGCTGAACGGTTATCTTGAACACGGTTACCAGCCGACGCCGTGGGCGATGGGGCAAAACCCGGAAGGCAAGCGCTACGGAATTGAGACCGCGCTTCGCCAGGAGAAAATCGACCAGATTTTAGGAGCTGATAGCTGA
- the 12 gene encoding Replicative DNA helicase, with product MDSYDFEYQLVGSMLVKGDHIDCREVAGKLPAEAFENFHLRTMYQSIVTLLTKAEPVDMFTVQAAVPDGTKDLVIEVGAKCVTAANIRGWAKRVRQCWMLRRGIAELNRAAGILASAGTHDINDRIGEVGSILSKLQFETNDKLPRRIADLLEDYMDVLESRMQGEESGLYLKTGIQALDDEYGGFDRTDLIVVAARPGMGKTEFAINIANSIGRQKGKGLFVSLEMSDMQVVERHVADRSGLSIGALRNPLNMIQEQYTRLTTATGTLMDENNYVIDGSFTVDDCIAHAERLNSDGGLSFLAIDYLGLLEKPKAERNDIAIAEITRKLKQFCLRNKVPVILLSQLNRGVEGRADKRPTLADLKDSGAIEQDADVIIFPYRDEVYHENSDMKGIAEIIIGKYRSGEPKTFYMGWKNGHFVNIDQQEAAMQYARNEKQSSQSNDWR from the coding sequence ATGGACAGTTACGATTTTGAGTATCAGCTGGTCGGCTCGATGCTCGTGAAAGGCGATCACATCGATTGCCGTGAAGTGGCCGGAAAACTACCCGCAGAAGCATTCGAAAATTTCCACCTCCGCACCATGTACCAGTCAATCGTCACCCTCCTGACCAAAGCTGAGCCGGTGGATATGTTCACTGTTCAGGCTGCCGTTCCTGATGGTACGAAAGACCTGGTGATTGAGGTCGGGGCTAAGTGCGTTACGGCCGCCAATATCCGGGGATGGGCTAAGCGAGTGCGCCAGTGCTGGATGCTGCGGCGTGGAATTGCAGAGCTTAACCGGGCGGCGGGAATTCTCGCATCGGCCGGTACGCACGATATCAACGACCGGATTGGCGAGGTGGGAAGCATTCTGTCGAAGCTTCAGTTCGAAACGAACGACAAGTTGCCGCGCCGCATTGCCGATTTGCTGGAAGACTACATGGACGTGCTTGAGAGTCGCATGCAGGGTGAAGAATCCGGCCTGTACCTCAAGACCGGCATTCAGGCGCTGGATGACGAGTACGGCGGGTTCGACCGCACTGACCTTATCGTCGTTGCGGCTCGTCCGGGGATGGGTAAGACAGAGTTCGCTATCAACATCGCAAACTCAATCGGCAGGCAGAAGGGTAAGGGGCTGTTTGTCTCGCTGGAAATGTCTGACATGCAGGTTGTCGAGCGACACGTTGCCGACCGTTCCGGGCTGTCAATAGGCGCGCTGCGTAACCCGCTGAACATGATTCAGGAGCAGTACACCCGCCTGACTACCGCAACGGGTACGCTCATGGACGAAAACAACTACGTTATCGACGGATCGTTCACTGTAGACGACTGCATTGCCCACGCTGAGCGGCTGAATTCTGACGGCGGCCTGAGCTTCCTCGCCATCGACTATCTCGGGCTCCTTGAGAAACCGAAAGCAGAGCGCAACGACATCGCCATCGCCGAAATCACCCGCAAGCTGAAGCAGTTTTGCCTGCGCAACAAGGTGCCGGTAATTCTCCTATCGCAGCTCAACCGCGGAGTTGAGGGAAGGGCAGATAAGCGGCCGACGCTTGCCGACCTCAAAGACTCCGGGGCTATTGAGCAGGATGCTGACGTGATCATCTTCCCGTACCGCGACGAGGTGTATCACGAGAACAGCGACATGAAGGGAATCGCCGAAATCATTATCGGCAAATACCGCTCAGGCGAGCCAAAGACATTCTACATGGGCTGGAAAAACGGTCACTTTGTCAACATCGACCAGCAGGAAGCGGCGATGCAGTACGCCCGCAACGAGAAACAGTCCTCCCAATCTAACGACTGGCGCTAA
- the rusA gene encoding Crossover junction endodeoxyribonuclease rusA, giving the protein MNEYRIVLPWPPSNNRYWRHSRGIHYISDWGKRYRREVIEIIQQHKLDIKIQPRIRITIHAAPPDNRKRDLDNLPKAVFDALTSAGFWLDDGQVDDMRIKRCQAVKGGMLVLVVTELGGKLPDIAELMEAA; this is encoded by the coding sequence ATGAACGAATACCGAATAGTCCTGCCCTGGCCGCCCTCCAATAATCGGTACTGGCGTCACTCAAGAGGAATCCACTACATCAGCGATTGGGGTAAGCGATACCGACGAGAAGTAATCGAAATAATTCAGCAGCACAAGTTAGACATAAAAATCCAACCCCGCATCAGAATCACCATCCACGCAGCACCTCCCGATAACCGCAAACGCGATTTGGACAATCTACCCAAAGCCGTTTTTGACGCACTCACCAGTGCGGGCTTCTGGCTGGATGACGGTCAGGTAGACGATATGCGCATCAAGCGCTGTCAGGCGGTTAAAGGCGGAATGCTCGTTTTGGTGGTGACGGAGTTGGGAGGGAAGTTACCCGACATTGCAGAATTGATGGAGGCTGCATGA
- the ninH gene encoding Protein ninH produces MIIVQTVPRLLQECNGCLSEVARKLSCHRDTVRKYIGDNHAKRHAVINGVLMTSARSHEEASS; encoded by the coding sequence ATGATTATCGTTCAGACAGTTCCTCGCTTACTTCAGGAATGTAACGGATGCCTCAGTGAGGTAGCCCGTAAGCTTTCATGCCACCGCGATACCGTCAGGAAGTACATCGGTGACAATCACGCTAAACGTCACGCAGTCATTAATGGCGTGCTGATGACCAGCGCCCGCTCGCATGAGGAGGCTTCATCGTGA
- the quuQ gene encoding Antitermination protein Q homolog from lambdoid prophage Qin, with amino-acid sequence MNLENALKYHFAKSTMISDSPRATASDALTGTDIMAAQGMVQNRAQMGFAAFMGKMGVSSNDREKAIELLTLYAIERCDKVAALRKLECDIKPKVMQALATYAFEDYSRNAGSTRQCECCNGAGFIHAEVVTMKHIGRPNLAARREQVKVLCQKCKGKGVVSTACSDCKGRGKAINQEETEKQGVPVISDCKRCGGVGYPRLPSTEAFAAVCQITDAISLDTWKKSVKPFYDGLIIKFEVEESWADAQLREVTR; translated from the coding sequence ATGAACCTGGAAAACGCACTGAAATACCACTTCGCTAAATCGACCATGATAAGTGATTCCCCGAGAGCCACGGCATCAGACGCATTGACCGGCACTGATATCATGGCAGCTCAGGGAATGGTGCAGAATCGCGCGCAGATGGGCTTTGCGGCATTTATGGGGAAAATGGGTGTCAGCAGCAATGACCGTGAGAAAGCTATTGAACTGCTGACCCTGTATGCAATTGAGCGCTGCGATAAGGTTGCCGCCTTACGCAAGCTCGAATGTGATATTAAGCCAAAGGTAATGCAAGCGCTCGCAACTTACGCCTTTGAGGACTACTCACGCAACGCCGGGAGCACCCGGCAGTGTGAATGCTGCAATGGCGCTGGCTTCATACATGCTGAAGTCGTGACTATGAAGCATATCGGCAGGCCGAATCTGGCGGCGAGGAGGGAGCAGGTGAAAGTGCTGTGCCAGAAGTGCAAAGGGAAGGGGGTAGTTTCGACGGCGTGCTCTGACTGCAAGGGGCGAGGGAAGGCGATAAATCAGGAGGAGACGGAAAAGCAGGGCGTTCCTGTGATATCTGACTGCAAACGCTGCGGCGGCGTCGGCTATCCTCGTTTGCCCTCTACCGAGGCCTTTGCGGCGGTATGTCAAATCACTGATGCCATCTCGCTCGATACGTGGAAGAAGTCAGTCAAGCCTTTCTACGATGGTCTTATCATCAAGTTTGAGGTGGAAGAATCGTGGGCTGACGCACAGTTACGAGAAGTCACCAGGTAA